A single genomic interval of Corallococcus caeni harbors:
- a CDS encoding adenylate kinase, which translates to MNLILLGPPNAGKGTQAKKLYADFQIPQISTGDILRKAVKDGTALGKVAGPLMAAGQYVPDDVVIGIVEERLKEPDVAKGFVLDGFPRTPGQADALDRMLERLGKQLNAVVSLEVPHSTLVERGSGRRVCPNDGAVYHVTQSPPKRAGLCDKCSAELVQRPDDTPEVIEKRLQKYDAETSPLKSFYAKKGLLKSVDGVGSPEGIYEEIKKAAGRPA; encoded by the coding sequence ATGAACCTCATCCTCTTGGGGCCGCCGAACGCCGGGAAGGGAACCCAGGCGAAGAAGCTCTACGCGGACTTCCAGATCCCGCAGATCTCCACCGGCGACATCCTGCGCAAGGCCGTGAAGGACGGCACTGCGTTGGGCAAGGTGGCCGGGCCGCTGATGGCCGCGGGGCAGTACGTTCCTGACGACGTCGTCATCGGCATCGTGGAGGAGCGGCTGAAGGAGCCGGACGTGGCCAAGGGCTTCGTGCTCGATGGCTTCCCGCGCACCCCGGGGCAGGCGGACGCGCTGGACCGGATGCTGGAGCGGCTTGGCAAGCAGCTGAACGCGGTGGTGTCGCTCGAGGTCCCGCACTCGACGCTGGTCGAGCGCGGCTCCGGGCGGCGCGTGTGCCCCAACGACGGAGCCGTCTACCACGTCACCCAGAGCCCGCCGAAGCGTGCCGGGCTCTGCGACAAGTGCAGCGCGGAGCTCGTGCAGCGCCCGGATGACACGCCGGAGGTCATCGAGAAGCGCCTGCAGAAGTACGACGCGGAGACATCTCCCCTGAAGAGCTTCTATGCGAAGAAGGGGCTGCTCAAGAGCGTGGACGGCGTCGGGTCTCCGGAGGGCATCTACGAGGAGATCAAGAAGGCCGCCGGCCGTCCCGCCTGA
- the map gene encoding type I methionyl aminopeptidase, whose translation MNPVELKSPDEIALMREAGRIVCEILDELEKAVAPGVSTWELDALAEQLIAQKGARPAFKGYHGFPGVLCASVNQEVVHGIPSRKRRLVAGDLMKLDFGVVYRGFFGDSARTVPVGKVTAEAQALVDATRQSLEKAIQVMQPGNRIGDIGHAVQRHVEARGFSVVRDFTGHGIGRKLHEPPQVPNYGQAGAGMKLRPGMVLAVEPMVNQGTPDVEVLEDEWTAVTVDGKLSAHFEHTILISERGPEVLTRRS comes from the coding sequence ATGAACCCGGTGGAACTCAAGAGCCCCGACGAGATTGCCCTGATGCGGGAAGCGGGGCGCATCGTCTGTGAAATCCTGGACGAGCTGGAGAAGGCAGTAGCGCCCGGGGTGTCCACCTGGGAGCTGGATGCCCTGGCGGAGCAGCTCATCGCCCAGAAGGGCGCCAGGCCGGCGTTCAAGGGCTACCACGGCTTCCCGGGCGTGCTCTGCGCCTCCGTGAACCAGGAGGTGGTCCATGGCATCCCAAGCCGGAAGCGCCGGCTGGTGGCCGGGGACCTGATGAAGCTGGACTTCGGGGTGGTCTACCGGGGCTTCTTCGGGGACTCGGCGCGCACGGTGCCGGTGGGGAAGGTGACAGCGGAGGCCCAGGCCCTGGTGGATGCCACCCGGCAGTCGCTGGAGAAGGCCATCCAGGTGATGCAGCCGGGCAACCGCATTGGGGACATTGGCCACGCGGTGCAGCGCCACGTGGAGGCACGGGGGTTCTCCGTGGTCCGGGATTTCACGGGGCACGGGATTGGCCGGAAGCTGCACGAGCCGCCCCAGGTTCCCAACTACGGGCAGGCGGGGGCGGGGATGAAGTTGCGGCCAGGCATGGTCCTGGCGGTGGAACCGATGGTGAACCAGGGAACGCCCGACGTGGAGGTCCTGGAGGACGAGTGGACGGCTGTCACCGTGGACGGCAAGTTGTCCGCCCACTTCGAGCACACCATCCTGATCTCGGAGCGAGGGCCGGAAGTGCTCACCCGGCGCTCATGA
- the infA gene encoding translation initiation factor IF-1, translating to MPKDDSIEVEGTVMEPLPNAMFRVVLDNGHKVLAHISGKMRMHFIRILPGDKVKVELSPYDLTRGRITYRAK from the coding sequence TTGCCGAAGGATGATTCCATCGAAGTCGAGGGGACCGTCATGGAACCCCTACCGAACGCGATGTTCCGCGTGGTGCTTGACAACGGCCACAAGGTGCTCGCGCACATCTCGGGCAAGATGCGGATGCACTTCATCCGCATCCTCCCGGGCGACAAGGTGAAGGTCGAGTTGTCTCCGTATGACCTGACCCGCGGACGGATCACGTACCGGGCCAAGTAA
- the rpmJ gene encoding 50S ribosomal protein L36 — MKVRASVKKICDKCKVVRRKGIVRVICASNPRHKQRQG; from the coding sequence ATGAAGGTTCGGGCGTCCGTCAAGAAGATCTGCGACAAGTGCAAGGTTGTCCGCCGCAAGGGCATTGTGCGCGTCATTTGCGCCTCCAACCCCCGGCACAAGCAGCGCCAGGGCTGA
- the rpsM gene encoding 30S ribosomal protein S13, translated as MARIAGIDLPPNKRAVISLQYIYGIGNKTAHDIIEAAGIDLTTRTKDLTEDQARKIREIIEANYKVEGDLRREVTMNIKRLMDLGCYRGLRHRKGLPVRGQRTHTNARTRKGPKRGIVRAKPAAPAR; from the coding sequence ATGGCTCGTATCGCCGGCATCGATCTGCCGCCCAACAAGCGCGCGGTGATCTCGCTCCAGTACATCTACGGGATCGGTAACAAGACCGCGCACGACATCATCGAGGCGGCGGGCATCGATCTCACCACCCGGACCAAGGACCTCACCGAGGACCAGGCTCGAAAGATCCGCGAGATCATCGAGGCCAACTACAAGGTCGAGGGTGACCTCCGGCGCGAGGTGACCATGAACATCAAGCGGCTGATGGACCTGGGTTGCTACCGGGGTCTGCGTCACCGCAAGGGTCTTCCGGTCCGCGGCCAGCGCACCCACACCAACGCGCGCACCCGCAAGGGCCCGAAGCGCGGCATCGTTCGCGCGAAGCCGGCCGCTCCGGCCCGCTAA
- the rpsK gene encoding 30S ribosomal protein S11, with product MADEINTAAAPAGAEGGETPAAKKNKRKGKKNILNGVVHIQSTFNNTIITITDVSGNVISWSSAGARGFKGSRKSTPFAAQVAAGDAAAKAMEHGLKTVTVFVKGPGAGRESALRALAAAGLKISLIRDVTPIPHNGCRQPKRRRV from the coding sequence ATGGCTGACGAGATCAATACCGCCGCGGCGCCGGCCGGTGCCGAGGGTGGCGAGACCCCTGCGGCGAAGAAGAACAAGCGCAAGGGCAAGAAGAACATCCTCAACGGCGTGGTCCACATCCAGTCCACGTTCAACAACACCATCATCACGATCACGGACGTGTCCGGGAACGTGATCTCCTGGTCGTCGGCCGGGGCGCGCGGCTTCAAGGGCAGCCGTAAGTCCACGCCGTTCGCGGCGCAGGTCGCCGCCGGCGACGCCGCGGCGAAGGCGATGGAGCACGGTCTGAAGACCGTGACGGTGTTCGTGAAGGGCCCGGGCGCGGGCCGTGAGTCGGCGCTGCGCGCGCTGGCCGCCGCTGGCCTGAAGATCAGCCTCATCCGCGACGTGACGCCCATCCCGCACAACGGCTGCCGTCAGCCCAAGCGCCGCCGCGTCTAA
- the rpsD gene encoding 30S ribosomal protein S4 — translation MARYTASACRICRRENLKMYLKGDRCYTDKCAIERRPYPPGQHGQGRVKFSGYGVQLREKQKVKRMYGLLENQFRGYYHRASAAKGKTGENLLQQLELRLDNVVFRMGFADTRNEARQLVRHGHFQVNGRRVNIPSFSVKPGSAVEVVEKSRKVLRISEALETVDRRGVPQWIDLDKKAFKGTVKTVPNREDLTMPIQEQLIVELYSK, via the coding sequence GTGGCTCGTTACACCGCGAGCGCCTGCCGTATCTGCCGGCGCGAGAACCTGAAGATGTACCTCAAGGGCGACCGTTGCTACACGGACAAGTGCGCCATCGAGCGCCGCCCCTATCCCCCCGGTCAGCACGGCCAGGGCCGCGTGAAGTTCTCCGGCTACGGCGTGCAGCTGCGCGAGAAGCAGAAGGTCAAGCGCATGTACGGCCTGCTCGAGAACCAGTTCCGCGGGTACTACCACCGCGCGTCCGCGGCCAAGGGCAAGACGGGTGAGAACCTGCTGCAGCAGCTGGAGCTCCGCCTGGACAACGTGGTGTTCCGCATGGGCTTCGCGGACACGCGCAACGAGGCGCGCCAGCTGGTGCGTCACGGTCACTTCCAGGTCAACGGCCGCCGGGTGAACATCCCGTCGTTCTCCGTGAAGCCGGGCAGCGCCGTGGAAGTGGTGGAGAAGAGCCGCAAGGTGCTCCGCATCTCCGAGGCGCTGGAGACGGTGGACCGCCGTGGCGTTCCCCAGTGGATCGACCTGGACAAGAAGGCGTTCAAGGGCACGGTCAAGACGGTCCCCAACCGCGAGGACCTGACCATGCCCATCCAGGAGCAGCTCATCGTCGAGTTGTACTCGAAGTAG
- a CDS encoding DNA-directed RNA polymerase subunit alpha: MADTFVAKNWRDLIKPRRMEVDQDSLSPTYGKFVAEPLERGFGTTLGNSLRRVLLSSLQGAAITSVKIEGVDHEFTTIPEVAEDVTDVVLNLKEVLLRMHTNETKTLRIEVEGPKEVKAGDLIADQDVEILNPGHHICTVSEGGKVRMELTCRRGRGYVPASTNKVAGAPIGTIPIDSLFSPIRKVNYQVTNARVGQVTDFDKLSLEVWTDGSVVPQDAVAYAAKIIKEQLTVFVNFDETEEPVVAEAPKEEAKLNENLFRSVDELELSVRSANCLQQANIKSIGDLVQRTEAEMLKTKNFGRKSLKEIKEILAEMGLSLGMKLENWPPKNAPAPAAPKA, encoded by the coding sequence ATGGCGGATACGTTTGTTGCGAAGAACTGGCGCGACCTCATCAAGCCGCGCCGCATGGAAGTGGACCAGGACTCGCTGAGCCCCACGTACGGCAAGTTCGTGGCGGAGCCGCTCGAGCGCGGCTTCGGGACGACGCTGGGCAACTCGCTGCGGCGGGTGCTGCTGTCGTCGCTGCAGGGCGCGGCCATCACCTCCGTGAAGATTGAGGGCGTGGACCACGAGTTCACGACCATCCCCGAGGTGGCCGAGGACGTCACGGACGTCGTGTTGAACCTGAAGGAGGTCCTCCTCCGGATGCACACGAACGAGACGAAGACGCTGCGCATCGAGGTGGAAGGCCCCAAGGAAGTGAAGGCGGGCGACCTCATCGCGGACCAGGACGTGGAGATCCTCAACCCGGGTCACCACATCTGCACCGTGTCCGAGGGTGGCAAGGTGCGCATGGAGCTGACGTGCCGCCGGGGCCGGGGCTACGTGCCGGCGTCCACCAACAAGGTGGCGGGCGCGCCCATCGGGACCATCCCCATCGACTCGCTCTTCTCGCCCATCCGCAAGGTGAACTACCAGGTCACCAACGCGCGCGTTGGTCAGGTCACGGACTTCGACAAGCTGTCGCTCGAGGTCTGGACGGACGGCTCCGTGGTGCCGCAGGACGCGGTGGCGTACGCGGCGAAGATCATCAAGGAGCAGCTCACGGTGTTCGTGAACTTCGACGAGACCGAGGAGCCGGTCGTCGCCGAGGCGCCGAAGGAAGAGGCGAAGCTCAACGAGAACCTGTTCCGCTCGGTGGACGAGCTGGAGCTGTCGGTGCGTTCGGCCAACTGCCTGCAGCAGGCGAACATCAAGTCCATCGGTGACCTGGTCCAGCGCACCGAGGCGGAGATGCTCAAGACGAAGAACTTCGGCCGCAAGTCCTTGAAGGAAATCAAGGAGATCCTCGCGGAGATGGGTCTGTCGCTGGGCATGAAGCTGGAGAACTGGCCGCCGAAGAACGCGCCGGCTCCCGCGGCCCCCAAGGCCTGA
- the rplQ gene encoding 50S ribosomal protein L17 produces the protein MRHKVGQRKLHRTTSHRLAMLNNMVTSLLEHGAIRTTVPKAKEVRPLAERIITLAKRGGLSNVRLAARTVKDRTVLQKVFSEYKERYASRPGGYTRIVRLGFRRGDAAEMALIELVDRPAKAPAAAETTEAPAEAKTEG, from the coding sequence ATGCGCCACAAGGTCGGACAAAGGAAGCTGCACCGCACCACGAGCCACCGTCTCGCGATGCTGAACAACATGGTCACGTCGCTCCTGGAGCACGGGGCCATCCGCACCACCGTTCCCAAGGCGAAGGAAGTCCGTCCGCTGGCCGAGCGCATCATCACGCTCGCCAAGCGCGGTGGCCTGTCCAACGTGCGCCTGGCTGCCCGCACCGTGAAGGACCGCACGGTCCTCCAGAAGGTGTTCAGCGAGTACAAGGAGCGTTACGCCTCCCGTCCGGGTGGCTACACCCGCATCGTGCGCCTGGGCTTCCGCCGGGGCGACGCCGCGGAGATGGCCCTCATCGAGCTGGTGGACCGTCCCGCGAAGGCTCCGGCCGCCGCCGAGACGACCGAGGCTCCCGCCGAGGCGAAGACCGAGGGTTGA
- a CDS encoding tetratricopeptide repeat protein: MLRWPAALLGLGLLVTGCGHGQAQAPALSPTAQARAYLDGNQPEEALKLLRELHARTPDDVDVARALTEAQVKAGRADAWAEELRQSIAKNERAVDQYMLGLTLFSRARDAGAPTVAAFERAITLSPTTAEFHYRLGVARLESEQYAAAMGPLRKAVELAPERAGWKLPLAKALARTGDAAGAVEALGTVVKGNPTPSEVATARALMNQLADPFQNFPKAAEAKLEEGMRYLHELDAPQHALIAFEEILHDYPDLAVVHALLGLAYQRLDDAGRAVDEFKQAIERAPQDGKNQLYLGELYLSRQRADAARTAFEKAVALNPLLELAWFRLGDLRLESRDLATAKEAFQVAVTLTPDSAPARGKLSLVYQLEGDYTAAQRELRYVADKDPENTEFALRLGLLYTEEAQKARRPEERQKAASEAERWLGKVLETQPDNAVASKALQVLKGQ; the protein is encoded by the coding sequence ATGCTCCGCTGGCCCGCCGCCCTCCTGGGGCTCGGGCTGCTCGTCACCGGCTGCGGCCACGGCCAGGCCCAGGCCCCCGCGCTGTCCCCCACGGCCCAGGCCCGCGCGTACCTGGACGGGAACCAGCCCGAGGAGGCGCTGAAGCTGCTGCGCGAACTGCACGCGCGCACGCCGGACGACGTGGACGTGGCCCGCGCCCTCACCGAGGCCCAGGTGAAGGCGGGCCGCGCGGACGCCTGGGCGGAGGAGCTGCGCCAGTCCATCGCGAAGAACGAGCGCGCGGTGGACCAGTACATGCTGGGCCTGACCCTCTTCTCCCGGGCCCGGGACGCGGGCGCCCCCACCGTGGCCGCCTTCGAGCGCGCCATCACGCTGTCCCCCACCACCGCGGAGTTCCACTACCGCCTGGGCGTCGCGCGCCTGGAGTCGGAGCAGTACGCCGCCGCGATGGGCCCGCTGCGAAAGGCCGTGGAGCTGGCCCCGGAGCGCGCGGGCTGGAAGCTGCCCCTGGCCAAGGCCCTGGCCCGCACGGGTGACGCGGCGGGCGCCGTGGAGGCCCTGGGCACCGTCGTGAAGGGCAACCCCACGCCCTCGGAAGTCGCCACCGCGAGGGCGCTGATGAACCAGCTGGCGGATCCGTTCCAGAACTTCCCCAAGGCGGCGGAGGCGAAGCTCGAGGAGGGCATGCGCTACCTGCACGAGCTGGATGCCCCCCAGCACGCCCTCATCGCCTTCGAGGAGATCCTCCACGACTACCCGGACCTGGCCGTGGTGCACGCCCTCTTGGGGCTGGCCTACCAGCGGCTGGATGACGCCGGCCGCGCCGTGGACGAGTTCAAGCAGGCCATCGAGCGCGCCCCCCAGGACGGCAAGAACCAGCTCTACCTGGGGGAGCTGTACCTGTCGCGCCAGCGCGCGGACGCGGCGCGCACCGCCTTCGAGAAGGCCGTGGCGCTCAACCCGCTGCTGGAGCTGGCCTGGTTCCGCCTGGGCGACCTGCGCCTGGAGTCCCGAGACCTGGCCACCGCGAAGGAGGCCTTCCAGGTGGCGGTGACGCTGACGCCGGACTCGGCGCCCGCGCGGGGAAAGCTGTCGCTCGTGTACCAGCTGGAGGGGGACTACACGGCCGCGCAGCGTGAGCTCCGGTACGTGGCGGACAAGGACCCGGAGAACACCGAGTTCGCCCTGCGCCTGGGCCTGCTCTACACCGAGGAAGCCCAGAAGGCCCGCCGCCCCGAGGAGCGCCAGAAGGCCGCGAGCGAAGCGGAGCGCTGGCTGGGCAAGGTGCTGGAGACCCAGCCCGACAACGCGGTGGCCAGCAAGGCCCTGCAGGTGCTCAAGGGCCAGTAG
- a CDS encoding lysophospholipid acyltransferase family protein: protein MLRKLWCILVVTVWSAVCFPLACLAMLVTLNPSRSVGVARRLWSPVLLWAGGAKLEVIGGENVDPKRPTIYVGNHLSTLDIPAHFLAVPVDFRFVAKSQLRWVPFIGWYLWIAGHIFIDRGDRSSAIASLDKAARQIRAGTSIFLYPEGTRSEDGSILPFKKGPFALALKARVPICPVTIEGTDNVMPKNSWNITPGPVRVKIGRPIDTTGFADNDREGLARAVRAQIIADSLSLGGKGGDPDTAVAAPNREGVAQRASSATSKAS, encoded by the coding sequence ATGCTGCGCAAGCTGTGGTGCATCCTGGTGGTCACGGTGTGGTCCGCGGTCTGCTTTCCCCTCGCATGCCTCGCGATGCTCGTGACGCTCAACCCGTCGCGCTCGGTCGGGGTCGCCCGGAGGCTCTGGTCGCCCGTGCTCCTGTGGGCGGGGGGCGCGAAGCTGGAGGTGATTGGCGGGGAGAACGTGGACCCGAAGCGGCCCACCATCTACGTGGGCAACCACCTGTCCACGCTCGACATCCCGGCTCACTTCCTCGCCGTGCCGGTGGACTTCCGTTTCGTCGCCAAGTCGCAGCTGCGCTGGGTGCCCTTCATCGGCTGGTACCTCTGGATCGCGGGGCACATCTTCATCGACCGCGGCGACCGCTCGTCGGCCATCGCGTCGCTGGACAAGGCTGCCCGGCAGATCCGCGCGGGCACCAGCATCTTCCTGTACCCGGAGGGCACCCGCTCCGAGGACGGCAGCATCCTGCCCTTCAAGAAGGGCCCCTTCGCGCTCGCGCTCAAGGCCCGCGTGCCCATCTGTCCCGTCACCATCGAGGGCACCGACAACGTGATGCCCAAGAACTCGTGGAACATCACCCCGGGCCCGGTGCGCGTGAAGATTGGCCGCCCCATCGACACCACCGGCTTCGCGGACAACGACCGCGAGGGTCTGGCCCGCGCCGTGCGCGCGCAGATCATCGCGGACAGCCTCTCCCTGGGCGGCAAGGGCGGTGACCCGGACACGGCCGTCGCCGCGCCCAACCGCGAGGGCGTCGCCCAGCGCGCCTCTTCCGCCACCTCCAAGGCCTCCTGA
- a CDS encoding deoxynucleoside kinase, with protein MARKKFIAIAGNIGAGKTELTSFLCRKYGLTPSFEPNDQNPYLADFYKDMKTWAFRSQLFFLTHKFRLHRELERTPGTVLQDRTLYEDAEIFAKNLHRQRLIDKRDWSTYWELYQTISQSLRPPDLMIYLRCPVVTLKERIRLRGRAMEKDIPTAYLKRLNALYEEWFGGYSLSPVLVLGTDKLDYLTNLVDRVDLFRQIEKHL; from the coding sequence GTGGCCAGGAAAAAGTTCATCGCCATCGCGGGCAATATCGGGGCCGGAAAGACGGAGCTCACGTCCTTCCTGTGCCGGAAGTACGGCCTCACGCCGTCCTTCGAGCCCAATGACCAGAACCCGTACCTCGCGGATTTCTACAAGGACATGAAGACGTGGGCGTTCCGCTCGCAGCTCTTCTTCCTCACGCACAAGTTCCGCCTGCACCGGGAACTGGAGCGTACGCCAGGCACCGTGCTCCAGGACCGGACGCTCTACGAGGACGCGGAAATCTTCGCCAAGAACCTCCACCGCCAGCGGCTCATCGACAAGCGCGACTGGTCCACGTACTGGGAGTTGTACCAGACCATCTCCCAGTCGCTCCGGCCGCCCGACCTGATGATCTACCTGCGCTGCCCGGTGGTCACCCTGAAGGAGCGCATCCGCCTGCGCGGGCGCGCCATGGAGAAGGACATCCCGACCGCGTACCTCAAGCGCCTCAACGCCCTCTACGAGGAGTGGTTCGGGGGCTACTCGCTGTCGCCGGTGCTGGTGCTGGGGACGGACAAGCTGGACTACCTCACCAACCTGGTGGACCGCGTGGACCTCTTCCGGCAAATCGAGAAGCACCTGTGA
- a CDS encoding DUF2314 domain-containing protein: protein MKEVYVLATEQPVPPSLESLRAAFSTDEVEFVPHEGDWGFTVRADGSEVKVVLKPLSDGRPRVSQELFSGSPEAFARVEKAQACYAFLLEPGGAQPTLPVFEALWTVRTLMEQAPGVLVDMTAFKLHEPEDVVEITELDFDIRDHVHLHAIELAEGDTPLWVHSHGMEKFGARDVEIFHLGEGDLLAAESFLHELCTDLAFAQGPALRAEVSTSEGQSFTLVPSEEARANLLGVPLDAFEGHEGLFLTVVSPLGRHNTAELLATYRERFAKEPAEQTQAMHEEAQALLPAFLARFQRKGLMEPLTFLVRAPFETHPEGEVVVENLWLEAVARDEGSVVGRLVDGAVHTTEWRKGAHVEVEEKQINALAIAREGRALNESELRSLLTAERPM, encoded by the coding sequence GTGAAGGAGGTCTACGTCCTGGCCACCGAGCAGCCCGTGCCGCCGTCCCTGGAGTCGCTGCGCGCGGCGTTCTCCACGGACGAGGTGGAGTTCGTCCCGCACGAGGGCGACTGGGGCTTCACCGTGCGGGCGGACGGGTCGGAGGTGAAGGTGGTGCTCAAGCCCCTGAGCGACGGCCGGCCGCGCGTCAGCCAGGAGCTGTTCAGCGGCAGCCCGGAGGCCTTCGCGCGCGTGGAGAAGGCGCAGGCCTGCTACGCGTTCCTGCTGGAGCCGGGCGGCGCGCAGCCCACGCTGCCCGTCTTCGAGGCGCTGTGGACCGTGCGCACGCTGATGGAGCAGGCGCCGGGCGTGCTCGTGGACATGACAGCGTTCAAGCTGCACGAGCCCGAGGACGTCGTCGAGATCACGGAGCTGGACTTCGACATCCGCGACCACGTGCACCTGCACGCCATCGAACTGGCGGAGGGTGACACGCCGCTGTGGGTGCACTCGCACGGGATGGAGAAGTTCGGCGCGCGCGACGTGGAGATCTTCCACCTGGGCGAGGGCGACCTGCTGGCCGCGGAGAGCTTCCTCCACGAGCTGTGCACGGACCTGGCGTTCGCGCAGGGGCCGGCCTTGCGCGCGGAGGTGTCCACCAGCGAGGGGCAGAGCTTCACCCTGGTGCCCTCCGAGGAGGCCCGAGCGAACCTGCTGGGCGTGCCGCTGGACGCCTTCGAGGGCCACGAGGGGCTGTTCCTCACGGTGGTGTCGCCGCTGGGTCGGCACAACACGGCGGAGCTGCTGGCCACGTACCGGGAGCGCTTCGCCAAGGAGCCGGCCGAGCAGACCCAGGCCATGCACGAGGAGGCGCAGGCGCTGCTGCCCGCGTTCCTGGCGCGCTTCCAGCGCAAGGGGTTGATGGAGCCCCTGACGTTCCTGGTGCGGGCCCCCTTCGAGACGCACCCGGAGGGCGAGGTGGTGGTGGAGAACCTGTGGCTGGAGGCGGTGGCCCGGGACGAGGGCTCCGTCGTGGGCCGGCTGGTGGACGGCGCGGTGCACACCACGGAGTGGCGCAAGGGGGCGCACGTGGAGGTGGAGGAGAAGCAGATCAACGCCCTGGCCATTGCCCGGGAGGGCCGCGCGCTCAACGAGTCCGAGCTGCGCAGTCTCCTGACCGCCGAACGCCCGATGTAG
- a CDS encoding FHA domain-containing protein, whose product MPALLLLTGPSAGRRYEVVSQLTLGRSPSCDIPLEDDQVSRRHAQLFLDTVAGQVRLRDLGSTNGTLLNGQRLALQEEAVLRPGDRMRVGATIAVYEPPPVSIVDEPSGAPASEPQHVPIEEVLPHVGAAAAMYSAGTALLGATSEAMVLRRLSEETAHALNADRAAALLSGPEGLRTAAVSGAASVEVPRALVQAALERKELGRTDTALCSPLVASGGMPFGVLYVEREESPFTEGEGQLLASLGRLGGEAYTAVRSRAEAEAAELPWVTPLGTSRAFRGVVEEARRAAGSAAPVVLYGEPGTGKALLAHFLHGKSPRALGPWVTVECRQSLEAVEVALFGRAGAPGQPPVTSAVLRADAGTLLLRHVEALPRPAAERLARMLARRAAPARQGGEEPVDVRIVATSASPVSRLASRGEFDAALARGLAGFELEVPPLRERRGDVPVLLEHFALRGARQGGREAPVLGPEARRLLAEYPWPQNVRELELVAERLGRVYAAGHVGIPQLPPEVREGAVGQAPRTLQEQVARLERDAIAEALRESGWKKVRAAELLGISRPTLDRKMEEYGLTLERGTRG is encoded by the coding sequence ATGCCGGCACTCCTGCTGCTCACGGGCCCGTCCGCGGGGCGCCGGTACGAGGTCGTCTCCCAGCTGACCCTCGGCCGCAGTCCCTCCTGCGACATCCCGCTGGAAGACGACCAGGTGTCGCGGCGCCACGCGCAGCTGTTCCTGGACACCGTCGCGGGGCAGGTGCGGCTGCGCGACCTGGGCTCCACCAACGGCACGCTGCTCAACGGGCAGCGGCTGGCGCTCCAGGAAGAGGCGGTGCTGCGGCCGGGTGACCGGATGCGCGTGGGCGCCACCATCGCGGTGTACGAACCGCCGCCGGTGTCCATCGTCGACGAGCCCTCCGGCGCGCCCGCCTCGGAGCCGCAGCACGTGCCCATCGAGGAGGTGCTGCCGCACGTGGGCGCGGCCGCGGCGATGTACTCGGCGGGGACGGCGCTCCTGGGCGCCACCAGCGAGGCGATGGTGCTGCGGCGGCTGTCCGAGGAGACGGCGCACGCGCTCAACGCGGACCGCGCGGCGGCGCTGTTGAGCGGGCCGGAGGGGCTCCGCACGGCGGCGGTGTCCGGCGCGGCGTCCGTGGAGGTGCCTCGCGCGCTGGTGCAGGCGGCGCTGGAGCGCAAGGAGCTGGGGCGGACGGACACGGCGCTGTGCTCGCCGCTGGTGGCTTCGGGCGGGATGCCCTTTGGCGTGCTGTACGTGGAGCGCGAGGAGTCGCCGTTCACGGAGGGCGAGGGGCAGCTGCTCGCGTCGCTGGGACGGCTGGGCGGCGAGGCCTATACGGCGGTGCGCTCGCGCGCCGAGGCGGAGGCGGCGGAGCTGCCCTGGGTGACGCCGCTGGGGACCTCGCGGGCGTTCCGGGGCGTGGTGGAGGAGGCGCGGCGCGCGGCGGGCAGCGCCGCCCCGGTGGTGCTGTACGGCGAGCCGGGCACGGGCAAGGCGCTGCTGGCGCACTTCCTCCATGGCAAATCTCCGCGCGCGCTGGGGCCGTGGGTGACGGTGGAGTGCCGGCAGTCCCTGGAGGCGGTGGAGGTGGCGCTCTTTGGCCGTGCGGGCGCGCCCGGCCAGCCTCCGGTGACGTCCGCGGTGCTGCGGGCGGACGCGGGCACGCTGCTCCTGCGCCACGTGGAGGCGCTTCCCCGTCCGGCGGCGGAGCGGCTGGCGCGGATGCTGGCCCGGCGCGCCGCTCCGGCACGGCAGGGCGGCGAGGAGCCCGTGGACGTGCGCATCGTCGCCACCAGTGCCTCGCCGGTGTCGCGGCTCGCGTCCCGGGGAGAGTTCGACGCGGCGCTGGCCCGGGGGCTGGCGGGCTTCGAGCTGGAGGTGCCGCCGCTTCGGGAGCGGCGGGGCGACGTGCCGGTGCTGCTGGAGCACTTCGCGCTGCGCGGCGCCCGGCAGGGAGGGCGGGAGGCGCCGGTGCTGGGACCGGAGGCCCGGCGCCTGCTGGCGGAGTATCCGTGGCCGCAGAACGTGCGCGAACTGGAGCTGGTGGCGGAGCGGCTGGGGCGCGTGTACGCGGCGGGCCACGTGGGCATCCCGCAGCTGCCTCCGGAGGTGCGCGAGGGCGCGGTGGGGCAGGCGCCTCGCACGTTGCAGGAGCAGGTGGCCCGCCTGGAGCGCGACGCCATCGCGGAGGCGCTGCGCGAGTCCGGCTGGAAGAAGGTCCGCGCGGCGGAGCTGCTGGGCATCAGCCGGCCCACGCTCGACCGGAAGATGGAGGAGTACGGGCTGACGCTGGAGCGCGGGACTCGCGGCTGA